Proteins from a single region of Gammaproteobacteria bacterium:
- a CDS encoding ferredoxin family protein: MTFVVTEECIKCKYTDCVEVCPVDCFHEGPNFLVIDPDECIDCTLCEPECPIEAIHSDDDVPAHQQQYIQLNAELAKLWPVISEKKDALPDADEWAKVTDKTQYLER, from the coding sequence ATGACTTTTGTGGTAACCGAGGAATGCATCAAGTGCAAATACACCGACTGCGTCGAGGTGTGTCCGGTCGACTGTTTCCATGAAGGCCCCAACTTCCTGGTGATCGACCCCGACGAGTGCATCGACTGCACCCTGTGCGAACCCGAATGCCCGATCGAGGCCATCCACTCCGACGACGACGTGCCCGCGCACCAGCAGCAATACATCCAGCTCAACGCCGAACTCGCCAAGCTCTGGCCGGTGATCAGCGAGAAGAAGGACGCGCTGCCCGACGCCGACGAATGGGCGAAGGTCACCGACAAGACCCAGTACCTCGAGCGCTGA
- a CDS encoding PD-(D/E)XK nuclease family protein, translated as MVPYAGDLFAELADRLVARHGADLPDLSRAVVLLPGPQTADRLRRLLLARARRPALLGPHIDTLPQWIDRTVADSALVLRNELRRELILVEVLREHRRLLGAGSAWAMGESLLVLFDELTRHQIHLPAGGELEGLLRRGYGLGAGQAVSALSREAALIDTLWRAWHLQHAEEGSSDPHASYISKLAGYAAPPEGHLYLAGFSHFTPAERAWLRPLLAQGRATLFVQGNAASRAGADDFHPDAVTRGVLAGFDVPPPEAPSVPPDFIDAVFAAQPADEQLAERAARFRRAHAVSPVRDRFHQFVADSAEDEARAIDLQVRRWLLAGRREVGVVIEDRRLARRVRALLERAGVVLVDRVGWALSTTSAAAALERLLETVEEDYHYQPLLDLLKSPFLFRPDEREARLRSVYHLEQDIVLHENIARGLRRYRDHIDYRYARLREELGWSDDERRALHALLDLVEEATRPLRALARGRHGADRLLDALDHALQHLSLRDNLAADPAGDAVLEKLREMRAALRERAPTLDWLEFRTWLGRALERANFIPPRADGPVHLLTLAQCGLNRFDGLVIAGADARQLPGGDNPSPYFNTGVRRELGIPSAQERQNQRFYHFRCALECAPETLFTLHREADAAPLPSPWLTLLDTFHRLAYGQDFGDLGLAALVRDPRAQIAPTSPAPARPAPAPRVQLPADLLPREYSATRYQRLIDCPYQFYAADCLGLSAPEDVREALEKADYGERVHRVLEWFHGGSRDGRVQPFDATPGPHDRARAIACLEELSRRVFADDLEDNVVHRAWLQRWLEIVPDYVDWQLEFARERRVHAVEVRAVREDFHPGVTLRGRLDRIDRGDDGATVTDYKTGAVPTADEVMSGEAVQLPFYALLLPEPPQQVQYLGLGHDKVRAGAVLEGAALADLARANAARLVELVEQMRAGAELPAWGDEATCAYCFALPLCRKQSWADAEPEPGAIAP; from the coding sequence GTGGTCCCCTACGCGGGGGACCTCTTCGCCGAGCTGGCGGATCGTCTCGTCGCGCGACACGGGGCCGACCTCCCCGACCTCAGCCGGGCGGTCGTGCTGCTGCCCGGACCGCAGACCGCCGACCGCCTGCGCCGGCTGCTGCTCGCGCGCGCGCGGCGGCCGGCGCTGCTCGGTCCGCATATCGACACCCTGCCGCAGTGGATCGACCGCACCGTGGCGGACAGCGCCCTGGTGCTGCGCAACGAACTGCGCCGCGAGCTGATCCTCGTCGAGGTGCTGCGCGAACACCGGCGGCTGCTCGGCGCGGGCAGCGCCTGGGCGATGGGCGAAAGCCTGCTCGTGCTGTTCGATGAACTGACCCGCCACCAGATCCACCTGCCCGCGGGCGGGGAACTCGAGGGACTGCTCCGGCGCGGCTACGGACTCGGCGCGGGACAGGCGGTCTCCGCCTTGTCGCGCGAGGCGGCCCTGATCGATACGCTGTGGCGCGCCTGGCATCTCCAGCACGCCGAGGAAGGCAGCAGCGACCCGCATGCGTCCTACATCAGCAAGCTGGCCGGGTACGCCGCGCCGCCGGAGGGCCATCTCTATCTCGCCGGATTCTCGCACTTCACCCCGGCGGAGCGTGCCTGGCTGCGCCCGCTGCTCGCGCAGGGCCGGGCCACCCTGTTCGTGCAGGGTAACGCCGCGTCGCGCGCCGGCGCCGACGACTTCCATCCGGACGCGGTCACGCGCGGCGTGCTCGCGGGTTTCGATGTTCCGCCACCGGAGGCACCGTCCGTGCCGCCGGATTTCATCGACGCCGTATTCGCCGCGCAGCCCGCGGATGAGCAGCTCGCGGAACGCGCCGCGCGCTTCCGGCGCGCACATGCGGTGAGTCCGGTACGGGACCGCTTTCATCAGTTCGTCGCCGACAGCGCAGAGGACGAGGCGCGGGCGATCGATCTCCAGGTCAGGCGCTGGCTGCTGGCGGGCCGGCGCGAGGTCGGCGTCGTCATCGAGGATCGCCGCCTCGCGCGGCGCGTGCGCGCCCTGCTTGAACGCGCCGGCGTCGTCCTGGTCGACCGCGTGGGCTGGGCGCTGTCGACAACCAGTGCGGCGGCGGCGCTGGAGCGCCTGCTGGAAACGGTGGAGGAGGATTACCATTACCAGCCCCTGCTCGACCTGCTCAAATCGCCCTTCCTGTTCCGGCCCGACGAGCGCGAGGCCCGGCTCAGGTCCGTCTATCACCTCGAGCAGGACATCGTGCTGCACGAGAACATCGCCCGCGGCTTGCGCCGCTACCGTGATCACATCGATTACCGCTACGCGCGCCTGCGCGAGGAGCTCGGCTGGTCGGACGACGAACGCCGCGCGCTGCATGCGCTGCTCGACCTGGTCGAAGAGGCGACCCGGCCGCTGCGCGCCCTGGCGCGCGGACGCCACGGCGCGGACCGCCTGCTCGACGCCCTCGATCACGCCCTGCAGCACCTCTCCCTGCGCGACAATCTCGCCGCGGACCCGGCGGGGGACGCCGTGCTGGAAAAACTGCGGGAGATGCGCGCCGCGCTGCGCGAGCGCGCGCCGACGCTGGACTGGCTCGAGTTCCGCACCTGGCTCGGGCGCGCGCTCGAGCGCGCGAACTTCATCCCGCCGCGCGCGGATGGTCCCGTACACCTGCTGACCCTGGCACAGTGCGGATTGAACCGGTTCGACGGCCTTGTCATTGCCGGCGCGGACGCGCGCCAACTGCCGGGCGGCGACAATCCGAGCCCCTACTTCAATACCGGTGTGCGGCGCGAACTGGGCATCCCCTCGGCGCAGGAGCGGCAGAACCAGCGCTTTTATCACTTCCGCTGCGCGCTGGAATGCGCGCCGGAGACGCTCTTCACGCTGCACCGCGAGGCGGATGCCGCCCCGCTGCCGAGCCCGTGGCTGACGCTACTCGACACCTTCCACCGCCTCGCCTACGGACAGGATTTCGGTGATCTCGGCCTCGCAGCGCTGGTCAGGGATCCGCGCGCCCAGATCGCCCCGACGAGCCCGGCGCCGGCCCGACCCGCGCCGGCGCCGCGCGTGCAACTGCCCGCGGACCTGCTGCCGCGCGAGTATTCCGCCACCCGCTATCAGCGTCTGATCGACTGTCCGTACCAGTTCTACGCCGCGGATTGCCTCGGGCTGAGCGCGCCGGAAGACGTGCGCGAGGCGCTGGAGAAGGCCGACTACGGCGAGCGCGTGCACCGCGTGCTCGAGTGGTTCCACGGCGGCAGCCGCGACGGCCGCGTCCAGCCGTTCGACGCCACCCCCGGTCCGCACGACCGCGCGCGCGCCATCGCCTGTCTGGAGGAACTCTCGCGCCGCGTGTTCGCCGACGACCTGGAGGACAATGTCGTCCACCGCGCCTGGCTGCAGCGCTGGCTCGAGATCGTGCCGGACTACGTCGACTGGCAGCTCGAGTTCGCGCGCGAGCGGCGCGTGCACGCGGTCGAGGTGCGGGCGGTGCGCGAGGATTTCCATCCCGGCGTGACCCTGCGCGGCCGCCTCGACCGGATCGACCGCGGCGATGACGGCGCCACCGTCACCGATTACAAGACCGGCGCCGTGCCCACCGCGGATGAGGTGATGAGCGGCGAAGCCGTGCAGCTTCCCTTCTATGCGCTGCTGCTGCCGGAGCCGCCGCAGCAGGTGCAGTATCTCGGACTCGGACACGACAAGGTGCGCGCCGGGGCGGTGCTGGAGGGCGCGGCGCTCGCGGACCTCGCGCGCGCCAACGCGGCGCGTCTGGTCGAACTGGTGGAGCAGATGCGCGCGGGCGCCGAACTGCCGGCCTGGGGCGACGAGGCGACCTGCGCATACTGTTTCGCCCTGCCGCTGTGCCGCAAGCAGTCGTGGGCAGATGCGGAACCTGAACCCGGGGCGATAGCGCCATGA
- a CDS encoding sulfurtransferase — MTATPLILQPAELARQLDAEDIVIVDLSNAASFLRQHIPGAVNIDAAQVTASRPPVMGLLPPAENFGRLLSDAGISPQSHVVAYDSENGLKASRFLWTLDVIGHARFSLLDGGLQAWLNAQLPVESGPAPKVEASTYPVSYRPEHQTDMKYIRMHLGDPAVAILDARTPAEFAGTDKRAQRAGHIPGAVNVDWSQALAGGGDMRLRADDQLRALYAAAGITPDKEIILHCHTHQRSAHSYIVLKSLGYTRIKGYPGSWSEWGNSPDTPIE; from the coding sequence ATGACTGCTACCCCGCTGATCCTGCAGCCCGCCGAACTGGCGCGGCAACTCGACGCCGAGGACATCGTGATCGTCGACCTCTCGAACGCCGCATCGTTCTTGCGCCAGCACATCCCGGGCGCGGTCAACATCGACGCCGCGCAGGTCACCGCCAGCCGCCCGCCGGTAATGGGCCTGCTGCCCCCCGCCGAGAACTTTGGCCGCCTGCTGTCGGATGCCGGCATCTCGCCGCAATCCCACGTCGTCGCCTACGACAGCGAGAACGGCCTCAAGGCCAGCCGCTTCCTGTGGACGCTGGACGTCATCGGCCACGCGCGCTTCTCGCTGCTGGACGGCGGTCTGCAGGCTTGGCTCAATGCGCAGCTTCCGGTGGAAAGCGGTCCGGCTCCCAAGGTGGAGGCGAGCACGTATCCGGTCAGTTACCGCCCCGAGCACCAGACCGACATGAAGTACATACGGATGCACCTGGGCGACCCGGCGGTCGCCATCCTCGACGCACGCACCCCGGCCGAGTTCGCCGGCACCGACAAGCGCGCCCAGCGCGCCGGCCACATTCCCGGCGCGGTCAACGTGGACTGGTCGCAGGCGCTGGCCGGCGGCGGCGATATGCGTCTGCGTGCGGACGATCAACTGCGCGCACTCTACGCCGCCGCCGGCATCACGCCGGACAAGGAGATCATCCTGCACTGCCACACCCACCAGCGTTCGGCGCACAGCTACATCGTGCTGAAGTCGCTCGGCTACACCCGCATCAAGGGCTACCCCGGATCGTGGTCCGAGTGGGGCAATAGCCCCGACACGCCGATCGAATAA
- the mutS gene encoding DNA mismatch repair protein MutS, with translation MQVDTALETEALQRHTPMMQQYLRIKAQHPDMLLLYRMGDFYELFYDDARRAAALLDITLTARGQSDGAPIPMAGVPYHSIDSYLARLVALGESAAICEQIGDPAQSKGPVERKVVRIVTPGTVTDETLLDERRDNLLGAVHADGVMYGLATLDLASGRLAIQQVEDARALRDELERLRPAELLISEELRAAEPFKSRRGIRTRPPWHFDFEHAVRLLTAQFGTRDLRGFGADEASAGVAAAGCLLEYARETQRTALPHIHSLRVECRDEAVIIDASSRRNLELETSIAGGSEHTLAWVMDRTVNPMGGRLLRRWINRPLRDRDILRQRLHAVGALFERQGFKALREQLHGIGDVERTLARIALRTARPRDLALLRNALCDLPGLRAAVQGFDSPRLRQLDTDLGDYPGLSGLLRRALVETPPGLVRDGGVIAPGYDAELDELRLLSENAGQYLIDLEARERARSGIPSLKVSYNRVHGYYIEITRSRAEAVPADYIRRQTLKGAERFITPELKQFEDKVLSARERALAREKHLYDGLFELLAPHLKALQTSAEAMAELDVLANLAERADSLNLNAPELTDQPGLLIEGGRHPVVEAVLEQPFVANDTRLADDRQMLIITGPNMGGKSTYMRQTALIVILAAIGSYVPAARAVIGPIDRIFTRIGAADELASGRSTFMVEMTETANILHNATAHSLVLMDEIGRGTSTFDGLSLAWACAAHLAREVRAYTLFATHYFELTALPETLPGVVNVHLDAAEHGDTIVFLHAVMEGPANQSYGLQVAALAGIPRRVIEEARRRLQQLEEGAVARGRVMDARPQLPLFPAPDHPALAALRDADPDGLSPREAHELLYRLRRLADRD, from the coding sequence ATGCAAGTGGATACTGCGCTCGAAACTGAAGCCCTCCAGCGCCATACGCCGATGATGCAGCAGTACCTGCGCATCAAGGCGCAGCATCCGGACATGCTGCTGCTGTACCGCATGGGGGACTTCTACGAACTCTTCTACGACGACGCGCGCCGCGCCGCCGCCCTGCTCGACATCACCCTGACCGCGCGCGGCCAGTCGGACGGTGCGCCGATCCCGATGGCGGGCGTGCCCTACCATTCGATCGACAGCTATCTCGCCCGCCTGGTCGCGCTGGGCGAGTCGGCGGCAATCTGCGAGCAGATCGGCGACCCGGCGCAGAGCAAGGGACCGGTCGAGCGCAAGGTGGTGCGCATCGTCACTCCCGGCACGGTCACCGACGAGACCCTGCTCGACGAACGGCGCGACAACCTGCTCGGAGCCGTCCATGCGGATGGCGTCATGTATGGCCTCGCCACGCTCGACCTCGCCAGCGGACGCCTGGCCATCCAGCAGGTCGAGGACGCGCGGGCGCTGCGCGACGAGCTGGAACGGCTGCGCCCGGCCGAACTGCTGATCAGCGAGGAGCTGCGCGCGGCAGAACCGTTCAAATCGCGCCGCGGGATCCGCACACGCCCGCCCTGGCACTTCGACTTCGAGCATGCCGTGCGCCTGCTCACCGCACAGTTCGGCACGCGCGACCTGCGCGGATTCGGCGCGGACGAGGCATCCGCCGGCGTCGCCGCCGCGGGCTGCCTGCTCGAATACGCGCGCGAGACCCAGCGCACCGCGCTGCCGCACATCCACTCCCTGCGGGTCGAATGTCGCGACGAGGCCGTCATCATCGACGCCAGCAGCCGGCGCAACCTCGAGCTCGAGACCAGCATCGCCGGAGGCAGCGAGCACACCCTGGCATGGGTCATGGACCGCACCGTCAACCCGATGGGCGGCCGCCTGCTGCGGCGCTGGATCAACCGCCCGCTGCGCGATCGCGACATCCTGCGGCAACGCCTCCACGCCGTCGGCGCGCTGTTCGAGCGGCAGGGCTTCAAGGCCCTGCGCGAACAGCTGCACGGCATCGGCGACGTGGAGCGGACGCTGGCGCGCATCGCGCTGCGCACCGCGCGTCCGCGCGACCTCGCCCTGCTGCGCAACGCGCTGTGTGATCTGCCCGGCCTGCGCGCCGCCGTGCAGGGCTTTGATTCGCCGCGCCTGCGGCAGCTCGACACCGACCTCGGCGATTATCCCGGGCTGAGCGGGCTGCTGCGCCGCGCCCTGGTCGAGACGCCGCCCGGCCTGGTGCGCGACGGCGGCGTCATTGCACCGGGTTACGACGCCGAGCTCGACGAGCTGCGCCTGCTGAGCGAGAACGCCGGCCAGTACCTCATCGACCTGGAGGCGCGCGAACGCGCGCGCAGCGGCATCCCAAGCCTCAAGGTCAGTTACAACCGCGTGCACGGTTATTACATCGAGATCACCCGGTCACGCGCCGAGGCGGTGCCCGCGGACTACATCCGGCGCCAGACACTGAAGGGCGCCGAGCGCTTCATCACGCCCGAACTGAAGCAGTTCGAGGACAAGGTGCTGTCGGCGCGCGAACGCGCGCTGGCGCGGGAGAAGCACCTGTACGACGGGCTGTTCGAGCTGCTGGCGCCACACCTGAAGGCGCTGCAGACCAGCGCAGAGGCGATGGCCGAGCTGGACGTGCTCGCCAACCTTGCCGAGCGAGCCGACAGCCTGAACCTGAACGCGCCCGAACTGACCGATCAGCCCGGCCTGCTGATCGAGGGCGGACGGCATCCGGTGGTGGAGGCCGTGCTGGAGCAGCCCTTCGTGGCCAACGACACGCGGCTCGCCGACGACCGCCAAATGCTCATCATCACCGGTCCGAACATGGGCGGCAAATCCACCTACATGCGGCAGACCGCGCTCATCGTCATTCTCGCCGCCATCGGCAGCTATGTCCCCGCGGCGCGCGCCGTGATCGGCCCGATCGACCGCATCTTCACCCGCATCGGCGCAGCGGACGAGCTCGCGAGCGGGCGCTCGACCTTCATGGTCGAGATGACCGAGACGGCGAACATACTGCACAACGCCACCGCGCACAGCCTGGTGCTGATGGACGAGATCGGCCGCGGCACCAGCACCTTCGACGGCCTCTCGCTCGCCTGGGCCTGCGCCGCGCACCTCGCGCGCGAGGTGCGGGCCTACACACTGTTCGCGACCCACTACTTCGAGCTGACCGCGCTGCCCGAGACCCTGCCCGGGGTGGTCAATGTGCATCTCGACGCAGCCGAGCATGGCGACACGATCGTCTTCCTGCACGCCGTGATGGAGGGCCCCGCCAACCAGAGCTACGGCCTGCAGGTGGCCGCGCTGGCCGGCATCCCGCGCCGCGTCATCGAGGAGGCCCGGCGGCGCCTCCAGCAGCTCGAGGAAGGGGCGGTCGCGCGCGGACGCGTGATGGACGCGCGACCGCAGCTCCCGCTGTTTCCCGCGCCGGATCATCCCGCCCTCGCCGCCCTGCGCGACGCCGACCCGGACGGCCTGAGCCCGCGCGAGGCGCACGAGCTGCTCTACCGCCTGAGGCGTCTCGCCGACCGGGACTGA